GAGCGAATTCCAGCATCACCACTAAACCTCATATGATCATCAGCGATGGTGAACTGGTTCCTGACGGTAGTGGAGGCAATTATTCCATCGTTTTTAACAATAATGGCTATACGTACCAGGTCTGGAGAAATTACTTGACAGATTCTGCAAAAAAACCTCCTTATACTTTAACGGTTACAGATAATAATGACCAGGAGATCGTAAATGAATATGGAACTGTAGTGAAAAAATAAAGAAAGAATCCTGCTGCTATGCAGGATTTTTTATACCTGCAATGAATAAATCACTGATACTTCCGGCTTTAACAGTACTACTGCAGCTATTAAGCACAGGACATCTTTACTATACCTATCAGAATGGAAGCACCCAGATACCGGCTGCATTTATTGAACTGATCATTCTTGCTGCTGCCAATACAGTCATACTGATCCTATTTTATGTTCTTTTTTATAAAAATTCTTCCCCGCGGAACTTTTGGGAGATTCCAGCGTTTATTGCCTGGATCACCATTATTTTTACATTGATCTGTACTCTCTTTATGTGGGGGAATATCGTGGGATAAAAAAACGAATCAGCAGCTCGCGGTGAAGTCAGGATTATATTAGGTTCCGGATTTTCTGAGCTCTGTATGAAAACGGCTGGTTTCAAAGCTTTCTTCGGCTGCTCTGTACCCGATGTTGAAGATTTGGTCCAGACGGTCTTTTTTTCGTTCAAAAGTTCCGTAGGTAGACAGTTGCTGTGAGGAAATGAACCAGTCGCAGTAATCAAATTTTATTTTCTCAATCCTGTAGGAAAGAAGATCATAGGAACGGGAAACAATAGCTTTAATTGATTTCAGGTCTTTGATATCAATGTCATTAGGTGGAGATACAAAAACACCGATTAGCTTGTCACATTCATCGCGGATAATATCAGCGGGAAAGTTATTCAATACCCCTCCATCACAATACATTTGGTCATTAATAATATAAGGGGTTGTAATACCCGGAATGGAACAGGATGCAATGATAGCGTCTACGACTTCGAAATTTTCATCAAAGATTTTCTGGGTTCCGGAAACAAGCTCTGTGGCTACAATCTTTACTTTGATATCCAAATCCCCTAACTTCATATCATGGAAGATAGGTTTAAGATAATTCCTGAAAATAACGGAGGAAACCAGCCCCGGCTGATTAAAAGCAAAATGTTTCCAATTGAAAAAGTAAACTGAATTGAAGAATTCAAGAATTTCTTCGGGAGTTTTTCCTACAGCATGAAGACATCCCACAATAGAACCTGCACTGCAGCACGACAGGACGTCTACTTCAATATTTTTTTCGTTCAAGAATTTCAACACTCCGGCATGGGCAATTCCTTTGGTACCACCTCCTGACAAAACAAGTCCTACTTTCTCAAAATTCATAGAATAAATGTAAGAAAAGACCGCGAGAAAATCAGGTTAATTTTTCTAAATATGCAGATTTTACCATTATTTTAACAGAGGAACTCATTCCGGATTGCAGTGTTCGTCGAAAAATAAGAAATTTGATTCGGAATATAAGATTAACCTGACTTCGGGTTAAGGAGTTTAAATGTAAAAGGTTGGAGGTTGAGGTTGGAAGAAGGAGGATGGAGGTTACTTTTTAGTTATACGTATTGAAAGCTACCAGAAAATCAAATTAAATAAAAACAGATCAATATTTGTTCTTAATGACTTTCAAAACTTCCTTCTTCCATCATCAAGCTTCAAACCTGCATCCATCAGATATTCTTATCCCGAACTGAGATTAAGATTAGCTAAGCTTCCCTTATCAATCGGCAAGGATACTGCATTCTTTATCTTTTTATTTCTAAATATTAAACTAAAACCGTTATCAACTATGCTTAATCATTCTGAAATTCCGGATCCTGTTTTAAGAAGTCTCATCAGGCAGGGAGAAATCTGTTTCGGAGGTAATATGAAGCTGAAAATTTACGGACGGCTGGGATGCCGCTCGGGGAAGCGTCTTTACAAAGAAAACAGAGTATTTTTCACTTCTGAGCAGGAAGCATTACAAAACGGGTTCCGCCCTTGCGGACACTGCATGAAGGAGGCTTACAAACAATGGAAATCTTTGAACTAAAATAAGTTCTATCCATTAAAAAAGCCCGGATAAATCCGGGCTCTATTATGATGAGTTTATCTTTATAAAAGATTAGATGTGAATCACTTCACCATAAGCTGCTGCTGCTGATTCCATGATCGCTTCAGATACTGTTGGATGCGGGTGGATAGATTTGATGATCTCGTGGCCTGTCGTTTCAAGTTTTCTTGCTACTACAGCTTCAGCTACCATATCTGTTACCCCTTCACCAATCATGTGGCATCCTAACCACTCGCCGTATTTGGCATCAAAGATTACTTTGATAAATCCGTCCGTATTTCCGTTCGCAGTAGCTTTACCACTTGCAGAAAGAGGGAATTTACCTACTTTGATCTCGTATCCTTTTTCTTTAGCCTGTTTTTCTGTAAGACCTACAGATGCTACTTCAGGGTGACAGTATGTACATCCCGGGATATTTCCGTAATCGATTTTTTCAACATGCATTCCCTTGATCTTCTCAACACATGTAATTCCTTCAGCAGAAGCAACGTGAGCTAATGCCTGAGTAGGAATAATATCTCCGATTGCATAGTAACCTGGCACTGAAGTTTCGTACCATTCATTTACCAGTACTCTTCCTTTATCTGTCTGGATTCCCACTTCTTCTAAACCGATGTTTTCGATGTTTGCCGCAATACCTACAGCAGAAAGCAGAATATCAGCTTCAAGTGTAATGTTTCCGTTTGCAGTTTTCACATTGGCTTTTACTCCTTCTCCACTTGTATCAACGCTTTCTACAGAAGCATTGGTCATAATTTCGATTCCGGATTTTTTAAGAGATTTTTCTAAGTGCTTAGAAACTTCTTCATCTTCTACGGGAACGATATTCGGCATAAATTCCACAACCGTTACTTTAGTTCCCATGGTATTATAGAAATCAGCAAACTCTACTCCAATAGCTCCGGAACCTACAACAATCATAGATTTCGGCTGCTCAGGAAGAGATAATGCCTGTCTGTATCCGATTACTTTTTTACCATCCTGCGGCAGGTTAGGCAGTTCTCTTGAACGTGCTCCTGTTGCAATGATGATATGGTTTGCTGAATATTCGGTTACTTTACCGTCTTTGTCTGTAACAGAAACTTTTTTACCTTTCTGAACTTTAGCAGTACCAAGAATTACATCAATCTTATTCTTTTTCATCAAGAATTCGATTCCTTTGCTCATTTTGCTGGCTACACCACGGCTTCTCTGGATTACATTGGGAAATTCAAAGCTTGCTTCTACTTTGTTTAATCCATAATCTTCAGCATGGTTAATATAATGAAAAACCTGAGCAGATTTCAATAAAGCTTTCGTTGGAATACAACCCCAGTTAAGACAGATTCCTCCTAAATTTTCTTTCTCGATAATTGCGGTTTTGAAACCCAACTGTGCTGCTCTGATTGCAGTAACATATCCACCAGGACCACTTCCAATGACAATAATATCGTAATTCATTATTTTAAAAATTTTTATGCGAATTTAAGGAAAAAATTTTGATGTTTCATGGTCTGCTGTTCCATATTTCACTGAACACAAATCCTGTTTTATCAATAACAGGCTTAAAATACAACAGGAAACCTCCTGTTTTTGTTTTAAACACAGAGATTTAATTTTAGTATATTTCACTTTTCAGCATATCCCATAAATGGGATTTATTATTAATAAATAA
This region of Chryseobacterium vaccae genomic DNA includes:
- a CDS encoding Ada metal-binding domain-containing protein; protein product: MLNHSEIPDPVLRSLIRQGEICFGGNMKLKIYGRLGCRSGKRLYKENRVFFTSEQEALQNGFRPCGHCMKEAYKQWKSLN
- the lpdA gene encoding dihydrolipoyl dehydrogenase is translated as MNYDIIVIGSGPGGYVTAIRAAQLGFKTAIIEKENLGGICLNWGCIPTKALLKSAQVFHYINHAEDYGLNKVEASFEFPNVIQRSRGVASKMSKGIEFLMKKNKIDVILGTAKVQKGKKVSVTDKDGKVTEYSANHIIIATGARSRELPNLPQDGKKVIGYRQALSLPEQPKSMIVVGSGAIGVEFADFYNTMGTKVTVVEFMPNIVPVEDEEVSKHLEKSLKKSGIEIMTNASVESVDTSGEGVKANVKTANGNITLEADILLSAVGIAANIENIGLEEVGIQTDKGRVLVNEWYETSVPGYYAIGDIIPTQALAHVASAEGITCVEKIKGMHVEKIDYGNIPGCTYCHPEVASVGLTEKQAKEKGYEIKVGKFPLSASGKATANGNTDGFIKVIFDAKYGEWLGCHMIGEGVTDMVAEAVVARKLETTGHEIIKSIHPHPTVSEAIMESAAAAYGEVIHI
- a CDS encoding patatin-like phospholipase family protein, which gives rise to MNFEKVGLVLSGGGTKGIAHAGVLKFLNEKNIEVDVLSCCSAGSIVGCLHAVGKTPEEILEFFNSVYFFNWKHFAFNQPGLVSSVIFRNYLKPIFHDMKLGDLDIKVKIVATELVSGTQKIFDENFEVVDAIIASCSIPGITTPYIINDQMYCDGGVLNNFPADIIRDECDKLIGVFVSPPNDIDIKDLKSIKAIVSRSYDLLSYRIEKIKFDYCDWFISSQQLSTYGTFERKKDRLDQIFNIGYRAAEESFETSRFHTELRKSGT